The genome window CGGTTCGCCTTTATCAGTTTACAAATTATCAGCGaccattctttgatgttgtcgCCACCATCCTTGAGAAGTGAGGGGGAGGATGTTATCAATGCCCGGTGCCTTGTTTCGTTTGAGTAGGCTAAGTGCCATGTCAAGTTCTTCTCTGATTGGTGGTTCCATGTCAATTTTTAGTTCTTCTCAAGGATTGAACCTTGAGAAGTTTAATAACTCACTAGGCTCTTCAGCGTTGAGCAGGTCTTCAACAGATTCAGCCCATCTCTGCAGTCGAGCAGCCTCATCCTTAAGTATTTCTCCTTTGGCATATCATATCTGCGAGGCCTTTCTGCTGGTTTTACCAATGAGAACATTCTTCAGCTGGAAGACTTGCTCTTGCTCATCCAGGTCTTTTTGTCATTCTTAAGCAATTCTTGTGTGCCTGTTGAGTTCACGGGAGTCACTATCCATTGCTGGTTTGACTACCTTTCTCTCAATAAGCTCCTTTGTCTCAGTTGAGATCCAGTCTGCCTTCATCTTCATTCTGAATCCAAGGTGTTCTACTGATGCTCTATTTACGGTATCAACAATTACATTCCACTCTTCATCAACATCGGTATTAGCATCTAATTCAGCCAATGCATGGAACTTTCCACCGATTTTAGCATGAAAGCATGTCAAAACATCACTCTCTAGCAGTTTACTGGTGTCATATATTACGTGGATGGTAGTAATTGCCAGGTTATGGTCAATTCCAACATCAGCTCTTCTGTACACTCTAACGTCTTTTAAGGAGTTACGCCAATTCCGGTTGATTAAGGTACCAATTTGGTTTTCTGTCCTTCCATTGGGAGAATTCCAAGTTAACTTATGGATTTTCTTGTGTGGGAAGAGTAACGATCCAACAATGAGATTGTGTTCTTTGTGATTGTGTAATATTGGTAGCCATCTTGGGTACATttattggatttatgcaaataacTCTTTCCCATAAATTCCCATACTTTTCTATATATATTTGAGAACTTTTAGAATATTGTTCATGGAACTCAAAAACATTGTATTAAGCTGAAAGAAACTGTTGATTTGTTCCAAGTGTAGTTGTACATAGTGATATGGttgtataaataggcctatggccattttgaaaatatgctagTGATCATTCTCTATGGTCAGTTTATATCCTATTCCATAAGAATGGCTGTGTCCACAAACCCATTCCGAGAAAGTTAAATCATTGTAATATTccaaaatctacattttctgaattttggcaggtggccatcttggatttctgcaAATTAATCATCTTTTTGGATACTTGGATACTTTGGTACTATTAGTATAGTACTCAAGTGTTCTCAAATGATTATTGTGGTGAAAAAAAACAATGTTGCAGTTGTTCCAAGCTATTCTACAATACGAAATGATGTGTTTCCTGTGTAAAATACAGATAATTtacattttggtggccattttgaaaatatgctaaTGATTCTGCTGTATGAACATTTTCTAACATATCCCATTAGACTCGATGTGTCCGAAAACCCCTTCCTAGAATGTTAAATCATTGTAATAGGCCATCTAGTAGTGAAGGTatgtcaaaatttagatttttctgaaattttagcggccattttggatttatgcaaattaggatcctttcccatacttggatattttgggacttttaatatgacactttgggtcctcaaggaaatgcattgtggtgaaaacaattctgttgcaattagttcctTAGTTGGCCCCCAAAAGTGCTAGATTTACTGgcctatttaacatgtttaacacatACAAGATTAGGAACTTGGTTTTATGGTGTGAGCCCTGAATAAGGTGAGACATCAAATGATTATTACAAGCAATATCTTTTCTTCCAAACTCAAACTTTAGTAAATTgaaatgtataattatgtatacaTACTTACTCGCTAACGTTTTTTTCCAGGAACCCTCGACGCATATAATCTGATACTTAAAACTGAGTGATATATTTCACTTTCTAACGTTATGTTAAGTCAATGATAGGATGGGCTTCTTCAAAAAGACAAGTAGATTTTTAGAATAGTAATCAGCATTAGCAAATATTACTTGAGCTCAAAGTTCTCATAATTCTATGGATCGTTATCAATAATCATGCAAATATCTATATAGCGTTTTAGGTAAGGCAGTTATGGTTATGTTTAAGTAGGCTAAATTATGTGATATCATGTTGTAGCTAGTGTGATCGACGCAGTTTATTGACCCTAAAGTTTTGTTTTAACTTTTGAACAGTTGAAAGCATTGATGGAATGGCTTGGGGCATAACCTTAAAACCCCATGTGGAGCTGTTTGCTgagacgttttaataacattccaaaacatttgtgaaaacttgctgcaagaCATTCTAGCATAATATCActtttaagtgttggcaaaatattttgcaaaaatgttgttcaaaaatacataataatattttgaaaatgttgttgtagAATTTTTCAGTTTTCCGTATGACctttataacccgatatttaaatgttattaaaacgtttagacCAATACCAAAACATGTTTGTAACACGTATATGACGTTTAAAAACAGTTTTGTATTTGGTAGGATAAAGTATCTACTTCACCAGCTCaaacatcagtagtagatagaaacgctacttcaacaacaccattatcaacagtagatagcagcactacttcaacaacaccaatatcagtagtagatagcaacactacttacttcatcaacaccaatatcagcaatagatagcagcactacttcatcaacaccaatatcagcagtaggtagcagcactacctcatcaataccaatatcagcagtagatagcagcactacttcatcaataccaatatcagcaatagatagcagcactacttcaccaacaccaatatcaacagtagatagcagcactacttcatcaatatcagcagtagatagcagcactacttcatcaataccaatatcagcagtagatagcagcactacttcgccaataccaatatcagcaatagatagcagcactacttcatcaacatcaatatcaacagtagatagcagcactacttcatcaataccaatatcagcagtagatagcagcactacttcatcaacagtagATGGCAACTATACTTCATCGACACCAAATGtccgcagtagatagcaacactacatcaacactaatatcagcattaGACAGTAACACTACTACATAATTCagcaacaccaatatcagcagtagatagcaatgctacttcaacaccaatatcagcagtagatagcacttacttcaacaccaatatcagcagcagatagcactTACTTCTAACACCATTACCACCAGTTGATAGCAAAACTACTTTAACACCAATAATAgcaacactacttcatcaaaacaaatatcagcagtagatagcaacactacttcatcaacaccaatatctaaTTAATGACCGTGCAATAAGTTCGcagtcaggcaatcaatttctttggattggattacaggcttcgcaTATATTAATGAAGTTATGAATAAAGCCCAAACTTATTATGCTGGTGTAAATTCATATAAGTGTGCATCAATCACATTTTATGCAACAAGTGTAAGTGCTGGGGCTACAcctttctatatcaatacatgatttttgccaattataagccaaacacaCTATAGGGTTGGTATTTTCACATGACATTGCATGAAGTAAGTTTTATAAGTGTTTTATATTGGAAATGTGAGGGTCTGCTAGAGGATGGTAACACAAGATATAGTACCAGTACCCCTCCCCCTTTCCTCATGCCCCTGTGAAATTTTGCCCAGTACATCACTGATAACAATGTGAATCCATAAAGCTAAAAGATGTTACTTGAAAAttcacatatgtgaccagctccaacaaaacctggaacaagtcgccaggcttGTTTTTTGAGTTACAGGCAtgaaaagatgacattcccataaaaaaaatatcaaattttggaattcttaatttcaaggtatttgaccttgggactaagtggactttcaaatccttgaaagtacttattaaaaagaggtatatttaatcaataattgacagttgaactatgataatccctattcaatcctgtgtaaagcaggaaactaattagcccatttttCAGAATAGCAAATATCAAgcaaatatcaaggtatcatttacaaaattatccacatcttgaaaagtattattctatgtatttaattttggtatcattttaaagcttatcatcccatgcttacatttttattcaaatcatgaaatgcgacttgttcctggttttgtcggaacgggtcacatatgcacAATATTGGACCAAAGAAGTGCAATGCATGCAGTGGGCTGGTTCAAGTGTTTTGTAATTCCATTGACTTTGTGCTTGGAAGCTTAGGTACAAAGACACATTTGGGGAGTGTCATCAGTGCTATAGGTACCAATGGCTATATTCTATAGTACCCCAAAAATTTGCAATGAAGAACAATAATGCTACGtcaatgaaaattattatactcgatacaatttattacagcACCAAGGTATAATAGTCGACCATACCTAACCGGATACCAATAGTGCTACTGGACCCAATTAGACTTGATGCCCTTTACGTAGCACCTGATTAACCCATTAAGGTCTTCTAGATTTAACAAAACACTTGGGCGACATTTCCGTAATTGTAAATCATGTCAATAGTCTTCTTTTTTGATGTGAATTCCTTATCTAGTCAGAACTTTGTAAAGTGCACAATCAAAACAATTGCCTAGAATTTTATTGAAGAATGGAAACTCACATAACTTGCAAAACCTTGGGGACatgtatattttttgaaattgtgtTGAAAACATGCATCCATTGCAATTTCTGGCAGGAATAACAAGAGAAAAGTACCAACACTGGTCACATTTTAATTGATATGCCCACGGGAAGGCCTACCTCCAAATATTATAATATCCAAAACATCTCCTTTCTGGGGACACATATTTCAAAGTTTGGTCTTGAGATAATACACTCCAATAAAGCTGAGCTTGACAAAGGAATATGTGTTGTGCGGAGGAGCTCTCTTGGGTGTGGTAGCGCATTATGTGGGGTTATGTActgaaaaacaaaaccaaaacaaatttaTAAACTGACCTTAcaaaagcaaatttattcatatCAACTCAAGGTcaacaaattaaatttaaattaaattaacagTTTTCAACAATATTGATTGTCCCTTGCAGGGAGATGTGACTACAAGGCACAGCATTAACAAAGAGAACCAGGACTCCATATACTGTCACATGCAATAGCATGATCAGTTATGAGGAAAAATTTGGGGTTACTTGAGTTCTTGCCAATGGTAAGCggcaacaaacaaaaacacttcTCTGTGATAATCacactataacacaatgcattacTCCTTAGATAAGTATATCTTACCAATGAAGTGTGTGTAGCATCAGACAAAAGCACCGATTAGTATCGGGTGCATTTGGAGCAAAACGCAAATACCCCAAATTTTTGCTCCATACATGTATCAAGATGGCAGTTGAGTATGGGTTCTCTGGTTTAATTCTGTGCTACAAAACACTGTTCCATGGGCTGGTCATGCagtcaggattaaaaaaaaattctgtgaaAGGCTAAGTGACCCTATAAAATCATTGAAAGCTTGaaaattctaaaaaaatattctcaattttgttcaaaacttttcAGTCAAAAACAATCCACTTTGGCTAAAAACAGCCATTTTTAATTTCATAAGCTTACAGTTGAAAAGAATCCCTAGAACGCAATATCTGGGCCACATGTTCACCCCTAATGGAAAGCTTTGTCAACATGTGATAATTTGAAATGGTGAAACAGGTTTATATGACCCCTTGTGCAAGACCTTGCTCT of Amphiura filiformis chromosome 14, Afil_fr2py, whole genome shotgun sequence contains these proteins:
- the LOC140169404 gene encoding uncharacterized protein; its protein translation is MYPRWLPILHNHKEHNLIVGSLLFPHKKIHKLTWNSPNGRTENQIGTLINRNWRNSLKDVRVYRRADVGIDHNLAITTIHVIYDTSKLLESDVLTCFHAKIGGKFHALAELDANTDVDEEWNVIVDTVNRASVEHLGFRMKMKADWISTETKELIERKVVKPAMDSDSRELNRHTRIA